AGAAGGAGGAGCTCCTCCGATTCCGCAAGTATGTGGACGAACGGATGGGCCGATTCGCCAAGGACGACAGACAGTGCATCGAGTTCCAGCCGCTGGACAAGGTGCATCGATCGGTGATCCACGAGGTGGCCGAGAATGGCGGCTTCATTGCCATGAGCTTTGGCCGCGAGGATGTGGACCGGCATTCGGTGGTGTACAAAAAGGAGCACGCTCCCGGCGAGGACGAGGTCACGGCCCGTCGCAATGGAGATGGCTGGAATCCGGAGGTGGCCAAGGAGTATGCCGAGCGGCGGCGGGAGCGATTGGCGCAGGAGCAGAGCGACAAAGAGGCTTCCACCTCCGAGGCGGCGAACTCATCCACATCCGCAGCCGGGGATCCGGAGTCCGGCGAAGTCAAACCCACGACCAACTACAAGGCCAAGTACGCCCACCTCATCGGAGAGTCGGCCGCATTGCAGGCGGCCCGCAAGACGGAGACCAACCAAAGCTACGGATTCGTGCCCAGCAAGAACAAGAAGGACATGCGCTCCATCGAACAAACGCTGGCCGACATCCAGGCCAAGAAGCGCCTGCGATTGGCGCAGCAACAGGAactggagcaggagcagcaagcGCAGGAGGCAACCACAACATACACAGAGGACCCATGAGTCGGCTGGAACACAATTAGTATACTGATAGCTCACTTAATGCAAGACTGTCGTAACCcaaaaaatttgattataCTTTGTAAGGGATTCATATACCCccccaaaaacataaaataagaatCAGCCATACTTGTCTTGTTCCCGAATTCCTAATCAATTATAGTTGAAGAAACAAATCAAACTAGGTTACTGGCAAACTTTTGAAAgccaaacatttttaacattttacttACATCAATTGTATTtagaaaagggaaaaaggctcgAGAATCATCTCTCATTTAAGGTTCCCCAGTTCAATGTTTTTCCCAAAAAACGCCTTATTTTTGAAGTTATGACAGCCTTGTATCGAGTGAGATTAGTTTTGTTGATTCAGATTAGTCACATGCAAGGTCACGGACTGCCATGTAAATCATAAGTaataagcaatttaatttgttggcCAATTAGGAATCGAGAGTTGCAAGTGAAGTGTTTAGAACAAGTTATGTATCCGCAACAGCGTCCGAATCGCAATatctatttatataataaaaatatagaaaaaatcgacaaattcaaattaatcttGAATGCAGGGCGCCATTTAAAAGTCACCAAAAAATCCAGAATATTTTGCAGTTTtcggtattttatttttggtgatTTCTCGTCACGGTGGTGAGGCAGTCacagtttaaaattttcatcTGCAGAGAACCCACGTGTTGCAGAgctatgaaaaaatatatccaaataaaaatgatttccaCGAGAAATCATCAAGATATTTATGGAAATATCACAGGCGAAGTCCTTCTTAATAGCTGAAACTTAAGTCGTAACTAAAAAATGTGCGGATATTAAGCAGCGTGGCAACCGCCCCAAGGAGTCTCATTTgaagacttcttgggaccaacGTGGATTGTTTCAGCGGTAAgtcatatatttattaaatatttttaacgtCCATGATGAGATCTTGAGATAGGGACATCTGATGTCTATGACTGATTTATCTTGATAGTAGAACTGATAAAAGAAATTCATGTCCTGAGTCACTAGTCTTCTATGTATTTACTATGtactaaatattatatttatctttCAGATGATATTGCTGTTCACTAGTACAACGGCCTCCAAATAAATGTCATCTATAAGTaagtataatttataatacccAAACCCACGTTTTTTTATGATGACACCCTAAGATAGGGACATCTGATGTCTATGACTGATTTATCTTGATAGTAGAACTGATTATACAAATTAACAGTTCTTCTGTGTGGCTTTATCCTTAAAAAcactatataaatttataattattgcaGGGACAAAAGGATATTTCGAATGGAATAACCACAAAAACGGATTTCCTAATATGTAAGTATGATTTATAGTACTTAAATCTTGCATTTTGTATGATGACACCCTAAGATAGGGACATCTGATGTCTATGACTGATTTATCTTGATAGTAGAACTGATTATACAAATTAACAGTTCTTCTGTGtggtctttttttaaaatatactaatttatttacaatttttgcaggaaaaaaatttttttatctgGAATAACcataaaaaaggaattttaaaaatgtaagtatGGATTATAGTACtgaaatcttttatttttatgatgaCACCTTAAGATAGGGACATCTGAAGTCTATGACTGATTTATCTTGATAGTAGAACTgattatacaaataaaaagtatttctgtGTGGTCTTAACTTAAATAATACTAattgatttataattttttcagggAAAAGGATACTTTGTATGGAATAACCACAAAAATGGATTTTCTGATATGTAAGTATGATTACAGTACTTAAATCTTGCATTTTATATGATGACACCTTAAGATAGGGACATCTGAAGACTATGATTGATTTATCTTGATAGTAGAactgatttttaaaaagttattttaaatccatttatttaacttaacaTACTAATCCataattttcttattgttaCAGAGTTTTGTTCtggacaaaaaaaatggttGGATGATTTGagctgaaaaatgtttaaaaagaaaatttaataaatacttttcaaaacgcataagtttattattaaaaagtttaacaaaatttgaaaaagcttgcagaaataaaaacgaaataaaaactgTTTAGATGAACAGAGCTAGCTTGCATAACTGGGTCAAACTCATATgacaaaaactaatatttccAAATCAGTTCTCAATCGACAATATAATCTTGAAACTTTTTggaatacatattttaatcatgAGATTCCGTTCGCTGAAGAAAATCTgcccgaaaaagaaaaaggagcGACTACTCATTCTATTTATTCTTTGCGTTGTGATTGCGGTCTACAAAATACTCATGGGGATAGTTCTGCCGGAGATGTCGGATTACGGGACACCCAGTTACATATTTCAACGGGTTCTGGGGGTCTTTCTCTTGTCAAATATATTGTCGAACTTTGTCATGTGCATACTGGTGGATTCAACCATCGATCCCAAGCGAATGAAGGATCAGTTGGAGCGAGGAAGGCACAGTGAGAACTGGCACAAGTGCGACGAGTGCCGGATTTTTGCTCCACCTCGATCATCTCACTGCGATTCGTGTGATGTTTGTGTCCTGAAGCGAGATCATCACTGCATCCTTACCGGTTGCTGCATCGGTCATGCAAACTATCGATACTTCTTCTATTTTATGTTCTATATGTTTTTAGGCTGCCTGATCTCGATAATATCATcttttatctttatttatgCGCTACGTGGAGGCCGCTACAAATTCAGTTTGCTGACTCTTCCAGCAATTattctttcaaaattttcaggACATAAGGATCAGGATTTGCCTTCAATTA
The genomic region above belongs to Drosophila takahashii strain IR98-3 E-12201 chromosome 2L, DtakHiC1v2, whole genome shotgun sequence and contains:
- the LOC108055278 gene encoding sperm-associated antigen 7 encodes the protein MDLLDSILNAMDAPPANNEQQKTLIKKQREMMERMQNKQKEELLRFRKYVDERMGRFAKDDRQCIEFQPLDKVHRSVIHEVAENGGFIAMSFGREDVDRHSVVYKKEHAPGEDEVTARRNGDGWNPEVAKEYAERRRERLAQEQSDKEASTSEAANSSTSAAGDPESGEVKPTTNYKAKYAHLIGESAALQAARKTETNQSYGFVPSKNKKDMRSIEQTLADIQAKKRLRLAQQQELEQEQQAQEATTTYTEDP
- the LOC108055283 gene encoding probable palmitoyltransferase ZDHHC24; the encoded protein is MRFRSLKKICPKKKKERLLILFILCVVIAVYKILMGIVLPEMSDYGTPSYIFQRVLGVFLLSNILSNFVMCILVDSTIDPKRMKDQLERGRHSENWHKCDECRIFAPPRSSHCDSCDVCVLKRDHHCILTGCCIGHANYRYFFYFMFYMFLGCLISIISSFIFIYALRGGRYKFSLLTLPAIILSKFSGHKDQDLPSIILRAIDLSFPDKYEVVFAVTFALLWIGICGSVYMICGHWSAIQKGAVCYEFKIKNFPFDRGLRRNLESFLGTRMKWTWISAFIPSPLPCDGFHWEPIETDEKDGGNRASEKTFKDI